The following DNA comes from Pseudomonas triticicola.
ATCCCGACCTGGCGGCTGATGTCCGAGTCGTTCAAGAACTGGCGCGGCATGCAGCAGTCCGGCGGTCGGCGGATCAAGCGCAGCCTGTTCATCGATGCCAGCGGCGTGCGCTTCATCCGCGACGACGAGGAAGAAAAGCTCTCCCAGGTGCACCTGCTGACCGACTACATGGGCCGCAAGAAAGCCGAGCTCAAAGCCTGGAACGAAGCGCAGGGCAATGTCGCGGCGATGTCGGCCAACCGCCGTCGCATGACCAACATCGGCACCTTCCGCGCCTACGCACTGGCGTATCTGAAGAGTCATCCGGAGATTCAGCCGAACATGACCTGCATGGTCCGGCAGATGCAGACCACCGCGCAGGGCATTCCGCTGGAAATCTACTGCTTCACCCGCACCACGGTGTGGGCCGATTATGAGCGGATTCAGGGGGATATTTTCGATTACCTGCTGGCGGTGTTGCCGGAGTTCGGGCTGAGCCTGTATCAGCAGCCGAGTGGCGGGGATTTGCGTTCGGGTTTGTTGCCGGCGGTGTTGGGCTCGGCGAGTATTGCGGAGCCGGAAAAACACCTGATGTAACCCAAAGATCAAATGTGGGAGCGAGCCTGTTCGCGAATGCAATGTGTCAGTCGACCCATACTTATCTGACCCAGCGCCTTCGCGAGCAGGCTCGCTCCCACAGGGGTTATGCGGCGGCCGGGGATTTGCGGATACCCAACCGGCTGATCCACACAGCCGCCAGAATCACACCCCCGCCAAGGAACAACCGCCCCAGTTCCTCATGCTGATTCCAGATCAGCAGATTCAACAACAATCCCACCGGCACATGCAGGTTGTTCATCACCGCCAGGGTACCGCCGTTGACCATGCACGCGCCCTTGTTCCACCAGTACAGGCCCAGCGCCGTCGACACCAGTCCGAGAAACAGCAACACGCCCCATTGCAGCGGCGCTTCCGGTAGAAAGTTCGACTTGCCGAACAACAGGAACGCTGGCAGCACAACCGCCAATGCACCGAGGTAGAAATAACCGAAGCGGCGGTAATGCGGCAGATCACTCGGATGCTTGGCCACCAGATGCTTGTACAACACTTGCCCGGCGGCGTAGGTGAAGTTGGCCAGTTGCAGCAGCAGAAAGCCCATGAAAAAGTCGGGACTGATGCTGTCGAAGCGAATCACCGCCGCACCGCCGACTGCCACCAGCGCAGCAACCAATGCCCACGGATTAAAGCGACGGTTCAGCGCGTCTTCGATCAACGTCACGTGCAGCGGCGTGAGAATGGTGAACAGCAACACCTCCGGCACCGTCAGCACACGGAAGCTCAGGTAAAGGCAGACGTAAGTCACCCCGAACTGCAACGCGCCGATCAGCAACATGCCACGCATGAACGCCGGCTCCACCGAACGCCAGCGCGTCAATGGAATAAACACCAGCCCCGCCAGCACCACACGCACCAGCACCGCAAAGTAGCTGTCGACATGCCCTGCCAGGTACTCGCCGATCAGACTGAAGGAAAACGCCTGGATCAGCGTGACAAAAAGTAGATAGCCCATGCTCGCCTCGAAAATCGAATGGCGGCGACGATAGCGGGTTTTGCGCCAGACCGCGAACCCACGGACAACACAGATCCCCTGTAGGAGTGAGCCTGCTCGCGATGGCGGTTGTTCAGACACATCAGTATTGACTGACACACCGCTTTCGCGAGCAGGCTCGCTCCCACAAGGAATTTGTGTTTTTCGTCAAATCGTGGGCAAAAAAAAGCCCGATCTCGCTAAAGCGTTCAATCGGGCTACAGCACTCAGGAGCAAAAGTGCAAAGGGAGGTTCGATGCGCGTGGAACCTTGAAGGGGTTGCGCCATACCTGTGACATACAAGATAAACATCATACCCGTTACTTGTCGGCGAATGGACAGATGGGGCCTATACGTCCATCTGTCGCACTTTGCGGACTACAGACCCGGATGCCTCCATGTGGATGAATGGCCCATGACATACTGTATGTAATGTGTCTGAATTTCCTGCGGGTGCTGGTTGGACTTTCACACCGTCGCTAGGTGCAAGCCATCACAACCTTTAACAAGGCGGGGATTGAGGTGAGGCGCCTGAAGACCACCACGGAGATGAAGTAGGCGAACGAGTATTTGTACTCGTGGCAAATTCGAGATCCGGGCAACGCCATGCGAAGTTTCATTTTGCAGCAGTTTGAGACAATGATCGCAGACATACAAGGATGAAACGACCTACGTCTATCCGGGCAATAACCGCGACGCGCTCGGCC
Coding sequences within:
- a CDS encoding carboxylate/amino acid/amine transporter, whose product is MGYLLFVTLIQAFSFSLIGEYLAGHVDSYFAVLVRVVLAGLVFIPLTRWRSVEPAFMRGMLLIGALQFGVTYVCLYLSFRVLTVPEVLLFTILTPLHVTLIEDALNRRFNPWALVAALVAVGGAAVIRFDSISPDFFMGFLLLQLANFTYAAGQVLYKHLVAKHPSDLPHYRRFGYFYLGALAVVLPAFLLFGKSNFLPEAPLQWGVLLFLGLVSTALGLYWWNKGACMVNGGTLAVMNNLHVPVGLLLNLLIWNQHEELGRLFLGGGVILAAVWISRLGIRKSPAAA